Within the Thalassoglobus sp. JC818 genome, the region CACGGATAGATTCCGCCTTCGAAGCTCGCGGAGTGACCGCGCCTGCTGAGAGCGAGCCTGTCTCAGTTTGGCCGGATGCTTCTGGAAATCGCCGTGATCTGACGCAAACGGAAACCGATCGGCAGCCAGTTTTTCACCAAACCGGAGACTTTCGATCAGTCCTTTTTTCCGGCGATGACTTTCTTTCATCTTCGATCGCAGAAACGACATGTGACGAGCTGACAGTCTTCATCGTCTCAGCGACGTACTCAACTCCGGCTCCGTACTCCGCGTGGATTTCGTTCAGCGCGAAGGATCGAAATGACTATCAGAGTGGACTCAACATCGATCAGGGAAGTGGTTCTGCCTCCACCCAGCGAAGTATTAATGTCGAAGGTGTCGGCGCAGGTGGGGAATCCAATCTGTTGAAAGGCCCGATCGAGTTCGGATCAGTGACTCACATGTGCGTCACATCAAGCGGTGGCCCTGACGGAATTGGTGTCTGGGTGAATGGTGACTTTCAAGGAAGTCGTCCGCGTCAGACTGACTCCTCGATTCATACAGAAGAAGTCGTGCTGGGTGGTCGTAGATACAACAATAGTGGAGGATCACCTGAGCCGCAGGCTTTTTTCGACGGGGACATCGCAGAAATTCTCGTCTATGACCGCTTACTGACTGAGGATCAACGAAGAAGGGTTGAAGAGTACCTCAAGCACAAATACCGCACGACAAAGAAGTTGCCGGTTCCGATTCGAACAGACAGAGGTGAACCACTCGTTCGCGTTGAAAACCCTCCGTTGGCGCAGGTCTTTGTCCCCGGATTCGCGGTGCGTGAAGTTCCGATCGAATTGCCAAATATTAATAACATTCTATATCGCCCGGACGGAACACTGATCGCATTGGGCTACAACGGAAACATCTGGCGATTAACGGACACAAACGGCGATGGACTTCCGGATCAGTATTCGCTGTTCTGGGAGAATCATGGCGAGATCCTGTCGCCCATCGGAATGGATCTGACCACGCCTGGGTTCCCTGATGGCGACGGAGTCTACGTGGCGTGCAAGGGCAAATGCACTCTCATTTTGGACACCGATCGTGATGGACGTGCTGATGAAGAACGCATTCTCGCCAACGATTGGCAACCTCTGCAGCACAACGTTGACTGCCTGGGAGTCGCTGTTAGCCCGAAAGATGGCAGTGTCTATTTCGGGCGAGGAACTACCGATTTCACGAATGCATACCTCATCAACGACAAGGGTGAGTCGCAGTTCGATCTGAGCAGCGAGCGAGGAACGATCCTCAGGATTTCTCCTGACGGAAAGCAACGGGAGATCGTCTGCACCGGGATTCGCTTTCCGGTCGGTCTTCGATTTAACAGGGCAGGTGATTTGTTCTGCACTGACCAGGAGGGGGCTACATGGCTGGCGAATGGAAATCCGTTCGATGAGTTGCTGCACATCCAAACCGGCAGGCACTATGGCTTTCCTCCTCGGCATCCGAAGCATCTCCCTGATGTCATCGATGAACCAAGCACGTTCGACTACGGGCCGCAACATCAGTCAACGTGCGGATTCTGTTTTAATGAACCGATCACTCCTGACGGCAACACCTTCGGTCCAGATCACTGGGTCGGTGATGCCTTCGTGACTGGATACTCACGAGGAAAACTGTATCGCACGGAGCTGTCGAAAACGGAAGCTGGCTATGTCGCGAGGAACCATCTCTTCGCTTGCCTGAACATGCTCCCGGTTGATTGTTGCCTCACTCCCGATGGCGGATTGCTTGTAGCAGTCCACAGCGGCGGACCTGACTGGGGAAGCGGTCCAGCCGGGATCGGGAAGCTCTTAAAAGTCGAATATCGAGAGCCAGAAAGTCCGCAGCCCACACTGGTTTGGCCAGCATCTTCCCACGAACTGCGTGTCGAGTTTGACCGTCCGATTCCGGCCGAGCGATTGCGTGGAACCATGGAACAAGTCGAAATCACAGCAGGTCCATTTGTTCGTGCTGGGGATCGGTTTGAATCGTTGTGGCCCGGGTATTCGGTCGTCCATGCCCAGCAACGTTCGCCGCGACGGCGGATTCGAATTCATTCGGTTCAGCAAACAGCTGACCTGCGAACATTGGTGATTGCCACCGATCAATTGTCCGTTGCGGAACACTATTCACTCACGCTTCCAAGATCGATATGTGAGGCACAAGAAACACAGGGAAGCAAAGACGAGTCGCAACAAATCGATGCAATCGACCTCGGATTTAACCTCTCGGGATGTGAGGCTGCATTCTCTCAACACGGCGAAGTCGTCTGGAGTGGTTGGCTTCCAACTCTCGACTTGAAAGCAGCGAGAGAATGGACCACCGGTTCGGCGTTTCATGATCAGTTGTGGCGAGTCGCACAAGAGCCCGGAGAATGGAGACTATCTGCGCAAATGCGACTCGATGCGATGCTCCGCCCGAAAGTCCAACCTGGATCTCAAATCGAATACGAATTGCCTCCAGAAGTTGTTCATCTAGACGTCCCCGGTGGAACCGAGCTACAAGTTCACCGGGAGGGTGGCACAATCTCTGAGGCTTCCGGGATCGCTGTTGAATCCGGAGATTTGGCGGATGTTAACGTGCGCTTTGAGTCCGACTCTCTCGAACAAGCGCTGAAATTTTCGATCGCATACAGAACCAATGAAGATGAGCGGTTGCGTCCAATGCCCCCGAGTCGCGTCCTGCTGCCTTGGGCCAAAACTGAAAACCACGAAGTGCAGAGTAAAGATCTTGCCGAGATCCCGGAACTGAAGGGAGGGAGTTGGGCTCGAGGCTGGAGCGTCTTTCACAACTCCGAGAAGGGTTGCGCGAAGTGCCATTCGATTCACGGCAGTGGAAACTCGATCGGTCCGGATCTCTCGAACTTGATCCACCGAGATTACGCGAGCGTTCTCAGAGATATTACGAATCCCAGCTTTGCAATTAACCCTGACTATTTAACTTCGATTTATCTTTTGGATGATGGTCGAGTCATTCAAGGATTCTCACAGACCGTAAAAGGGCAACTGCATGTCAGCGATTCAGCCGGAAAAACGACGGTCATCGATCCTGATGAGATTGAGTTAGTCAAACCATCGAGTAAATCGGTCATGCCTGAAGGGCTGCTCAAAACGCTCTCCGATCAGGAACAACGTGATCTTCTGACATTCCTCCTGACTCGCGGACCGTCGATGCCCACTGTAGGAGTTGCTGTCGATCCACCTTCGCCGCGCAGCTTCGCTGAAGTCCAAAGCTTTCTGTCGGAATCGCCACTCAAACCGAACTCATGGAAGCCGCTGCGAGTCGTTCTGGTCGGCGGGGCGAAAGACCATGGACCGGGCGAACACGACTACCCAGCTTGGCTGAAGAGTTGGAGCGAGTTGTTTTCGATTGCCGAAAACGTCACGGTCGTTCAAGCCATGGAATGGCCTGACGATGACGAACTTGAGAAAGCCGATGCCATGGTCTTCTATCAACGTGGAGACTGGAACCAGGAGCGAAGCGACAAAATCGATAGCTTTTTGAGCCGAGGTGGAGGCCTCACGTATATTCACTGGGCAGTCGATGGCCGTGAGCATGCTCCCGAATTCGCTGGTCGAATTGGAAAGGCGTGGGGACCGGGATCTCGCTTTCGTCACGGTCCGCTGAAAGTAGATTTCGACGCACAGGATCATCCGATCGCACGCGGTTTCAGGGTGCTAAAAATGGTTGACGAGAGTTACTGGAATCTCACCGGCGAGCTCACTGAAGTAAGTGTTCTGGGGCATTCCATTGAGGAAAATCAACCACGTCCGATGTTCTGGGCAAAGCAACACTCCGGTGGACGGGTCTTCGTCTCGATCCCCGGTCATTACTCATGGACGTTTGACGATCCACTTTTTCGAATTCTCCTGTTGCGTGGAATCTCCTGGTCAGCAGGGGAACCAGTCGATCGATTCAACCCGCTCGTGCTCCCCGGAGCGAACGTGACCAACTAGAGCAAGTTGCTCTTTCCTGTGCACTCGCTTGCACTGTTCTATAAATTCAACGCTGTGCTTGCTCGTGCGAGATCGTGCACACAAGACTAGAAAATGCTCTACAACTCCGGTGCGAATTCTGCTTCCTCACAAGCAGAGTTCACTTGCTGAATGCTGCATGGACACTCAAACATCGCTCCAAAACAAAGACGAGACTGCTGTTCTTTCCCATGCATCATGTTCGAAGTGACGCGCGTTGATCTCTGCACTTCTTCAATCAGTCACAGCATCACGAAGAGAGAACTTCATGCGTCGCAGAGAGCTTCTGTACGGAGCGAGACATCGAATGCATCACTGTCAGAAGCCGTGCTTCATTGCTGCGCAATAGTGCCGACGTTGACTGCATGAAATCCCTACTGACATCAGTCCACTCTGATTGAATGGTCCGTTTGGTTGTGTATGCAACGGCGTTTCTCATGCAGGGGAATCAGACACCTGCGTATTCGACCAGCGAATTACCTAGTGAAACGGAGCTTCGACGATCACATAGATTGATCGACATAGTTCAATGGTATCTGCTTTGCTTTCTCGATCGAGCACCGAACAAGCGCTCAACACTCAGACGTTATAGAGAAGTAAGTTGCTAAGAATGTTTACCAAAAAATCGAGACGGAACGGATTCACGCTGATCGAATTGCTGGTCGTGATTGCGATCATTGCAATTCTCATC harbors:
- a CDS encoding ThuA domain-containing protein, which codes for MNKIFVAARAANPSAIALTFMLLVWATTESVGQETLRQLVPATEMWSDPALPIKDNLMLWLDASRIDSAFEARGVTAPAESEPVSVWPDASGNRRDLTQTETDRQPVFHQTGDFRSVLFSGDDFLSSSIAETTCDELTVFIVSATYSTPAPYSAWISFSAKDRNDYQSGLNIDQGSGSASTQRSINVEGVGAGGESNLLKGPIEFGSVTHMCVTSSGGPDGIGVWVNGDFQGSRPRQTDSSIHTEEVVLGGRRYNNSGGSPEPQAFFDGDIAEILVYDRLLTEDQRRRVEEYLKHKYRTTKKLPVPIRTDRGEPLVRVENPPLAQVFVPGFAVREVPIELPNINNILYRPDGTLIALGYNGNIWRLTDTNGDGLPDQYSLFWENHGEILSPIGMDLTTPGFPDGDGVYVACKGKCTLILDTDRDGRADEERILANDWQPLQHNVDCLGVAVSPKDGSVYFGRGTTDFTNAYLINDKGESQFDLSSERGTILRISPDGKQREIVCTGIRFPVGLRFNRAGDLFCTDQEGATWLANGNPFDELLHIQTGRHYGFPPRHPKHLPDVIDEPSTFDYGPQHQSTCGFCFNEPITPDGNTFGPDHWVGDAFVTGYSRGKLYRTELSKTEAGYVARNHLFACLNMLPVDCCLTPDGGLLVAVHSGGPDWGSGPAGIGKLLKVEYREPESPQPTLVWPASSHELRVEFDRPIPAERLRGTMEQVEITAGPFVRAGDRFESLWPGYSVVHAQQRSPRRRIRIHSVQQTADLRTLVIATDQLSVAEHYSLTLPRSICEAQETQGSKDESQQIDAIDLGFNLSGCEAAFSQHGEVVWSGWLPTLDLKAAREWTTGSAFHDQLWRVAQEPGEWRLSAQMRLDAMLRPKVQPGSQIEYELPPEVVHLDVPGGTELQVHREGGTISEASGIAVESGDLADVNVRFESDSLEQALKFSIAYRTNEDERLRPMPPSRVLLPWAKTENHEVQSKDLAEIPELKGGSWARGWSVFHNSEKGCAKCHSIHGSGNSIGPDLSNLIHRDYASVLRDITNPSFAINPDYLTSIYLLDDGRVIQGFSQTVKGQLHVSDSAGKTTVIDPDEIELVKPSSKSVMPEGLLKTLSDQEQRDLLTFLLTRGPSMPTVGVAVDPPSPRSFAEVQSFLSESPLKPNSWKPLRVVLVGGAKDHGPGEHDYPAWLKSWSELFSIAENVTVVQAMEWPDDDELEKADAMVFYQRGDWNQERSDKIDSFLSRGGGLTYIHWAVDGREHAPEFAGRIGKAWGPGSRFRHGPLKVDFDAQDHPIARGFRVLKMVDESYWNLTGELTEVSVLGHSIEENQPRPMFWAKQHSGGRVFVSIPGHYSWTFDDPLFRILLLRGISWSAGEPVDRFNPLVLPGANVTN